One part of the Anaerolineales bacterium genome encodes these proteins:
- the gmd gene encoding GDP-mannose 4,6-dehydratase: protein MSVALITGITGQDGSYLAELLLKKNYKVVGMVRRSSTLTFERIADIQDDIIIEQGDLHDQSSLVDLLERYQPTEIYNLAAQSFVPTSWNQPVLTGEVTGLGVTRLLEAIRQVVPQARFYQASSSEMFGKVLEVPQSEDTPFYPRSPYGVAKAYGHYITVNYRESHDMFAVSGILFNHESPRRGLEFVTRKVSHNVARIKHGLQKTLPMGNLEAQRDWGFAGDYVEAMWMMLQREQPDDFVIGTGVTQSVRRLCELAFARVGLDYKDFVTSDESLFRPAEVDLLIADPTKAKTTLGWQPKVDFEGLVNMMVDADMERVAAKLKQ from the coding sequence GTGTCTGTTGCATTGATCACCGGCATCACCGGCCAGGACGGCTCGTATCTGGCTGAATTGCTGCTAAAGAAGAATTACAAGGTTGTCGGCATGGTGCGCCGTTCGAGCACACTCACGTTTGAGCGCATTGCCGATATTCAAGATGACATCATCATTGAGCAGGGCGATCTGCATGATCAATCCTCCCTGGTGGATCTGCTCGAACGCTACCAGCCCACTGAGATCTACAATCTGGCGGCGCAATCATTTGTGCCCACGTCATGGAACCAGCCGGTGCTCACCGGTGAGGTGACCGGACTGGGTGTTACGCGCTTGCTGGAAGCCATTCGCCAGGTTGTGCCGCAGGCGCGCTTCTATCAGGCCTCCTCGTCTGAGATGTTTGGCAAGGTGCTGGAAGTGCCGCAGAGCGAAGACACCCCGTTCTATCCCCGCAGCCCTTACGGCGTGGCCAAGGCCTACGGCCACTACATTACGGTCAACTACCGCGAGTCGCACGATATGTTTGCCGTCTCCGGCATTTTGTTCAACCACGAGAGCCCGCGCCGCGGCCTTGAGTTCGTGACCCGAAAGGTGTCGCACAATGTGGCGCGCATTAAGCATGGCCTGCAAAAGACCCTGCCGATGGGTAATCTGGAAGCACAGCGCGATTGGGGCTTTGCCGGCGATTACGTCGAAGCCATGTGGATGATGCTGCAGCGCGAGCAGCCCGACGACTTCGTCATCGGCACGGGCGTTACCCAATCCGTACGTCGTTTATGCGAGCTGGCGTTCGCCCGCGTGGGCCTGGACTACAAGGATTTCGTCACCAGCGATGAGAGCCTGTTTCGCCCAGCGGAAGTAGACTTGCTGATCGCTGACCCCACCAAGGCCAAGACCACGCTGGGCTGGCAGCCCAAGGTGGACTTTGAGGGCTTGGTCAATATGATGGTCGACGCCGATATGGAGCGCGTGGCCGCCAAGCTCAAGCAGTGA